One region of Dysidea avara chromosome 1, odDysAvar1.4, whole genome shotgun sequence genomic DNA includes:
- the LOC136265885 gene encoding pneumococcal serine-rich repeat protein-like, with protein MTANFTISPSMFVQIPPLMKDVATPDPVDLNCLTVVDLVLGSLVALVETSVGSLVETSVGLLVETSIGSLVETSVGSLVETSAGSLVETSVGLLVETPAGSLVETSVGSLVEIPAGSLVGTSVGLLVETSVGSLVETSAGLLVETSVGLLVETSVVSLVETSVGSLVETSAGSLVETSVGSLVETSAGSLVETSVGLLVEIPAGSLVEKSVGLLVETPAGSLVETSVGSLVETSVGSLVETSAGSLVETSAGSLVETSAGSLVETSAGSLVETSVGSLVETSVGSLVETSVGSLVETSGGSLVETSACSLVETSAGSLVEISVGLLVETSAGSLVETSVGLLVKTPAGSLVETSVGLLVETSVGSLVETSVGSLVETSAGSLVETSAGSLVETSVGLLVETSVGSLVEISAGSLVETSVGSLAETTAGLLVLTSAGLLVETSVGLLVETSVGSLVETSAGSLVETSVDSLVESSAGSLVPLQDGGISSPCLILDNTV; from the exons ATGACTGCAAACTTCACAATCTCACCATCCATGTTTGTCCAAATTCCTCCTTTAATGAAAGATGTTGCTACACCAGATCCAG TTGATTTGAATTGTTTAACAGTAGTAGATTTAGTATTAGGATCACTAGTAGCTTTGGTAGAGACATCAGTAGGTTCGTTGGTAGAGACATCAGTAGGTTTGTTGGTAGAGACATCAATAGGTTCGTTGGTAGAGACATCAGTAGGTTCGTTGGTAGAGACATCAGCAGGTTCTTTAGTAGAGACATCAGTAGGTTTGTTGGTAGAGACACCAGCAGGTTCTTTGGTAGAGACATCAGTAGGTTCGTTGGTAGAGATACCAGCAGGTTCTTTGGTAGGGACATCAGTAGGTTTGTTGGTAGAGACATCAGTAGGTTCGTTGGTAGAGACATCAGCAGGTTTGTTGGTAGAGACATCTGTAGGTTTGTTGGTAGAGACATCAGTAGTTTCGTTGGTAGAGACATCAGTAGGTTCGTTGGTAGAGACATCAGCAGGTTCGTTGGTAGAGACATCAGTAGGTTCGTTAGTAGAGACATCAGCAGGTTCTTTAGTAGAGACATCAGTAGGTTTGTTGGTAGAGATACCAGCAGGTTCTTTGGTAGAGAAATCAGTAGGTTTGTTGGTAGAGACACCAGCAGGTTCTTTGGTAGAGACATCAGTAGGTTCGTTGGTAGAGACATCAGTAGGTTCGTTGGTAGAGACATCAGCAGGTTCGTTGGTAGAGACATCAGCAGGTTCGTTGGTAGAGACATCAGCAGGTTCGTTGGTAGAGACATCAGCAGGTTCGTTGGTAGAGACATCAGTAGGTTCGTTGGTAGAGACATCAGTAGGTTCGTTGGTAGAGACATCAGTAGGTTCGTTGGTAGAGACATCAGGAGGTTCGTTGGTAGAGACATCAGCATGTTCGTTGGTAGAGACATCAGCAGGTTCGTTGGTAGAGATATCAGTAGGTTTGTTGGTAGAGACATCAGCAGGTTCTTTAGTAGAGACATCAGTAGGTTTATTGGTAAAGACACCAGCAGGTTCTTTGGTAGAGACATCAGTAGGTTTGTTGGTAGAGACATCAGTAGGTTCATTGGTAGAGACATCAGTAGGTTCATTGGTAGAGACATCAGCAGGTTCGTTGGTAGAGACATCAGCAGGTTCATTGGTAGAGACATCAGTAGGTTTGTTGGTAGAGACATCAGTAGGTTCGTTGGTAGAGATATCAGCAGGTTCGTTGGTAGAGACATCAGTAGGTTCGTTGGCAGAGACAACAGCAGGTTTGTTGGTATTGACATCAGCAGGTTTGTTGGTAGAGACATCGGTAGGTTTGTTGGTAGAGACATCAGTAGGTTCGTTGGTAGAGACATCAGCAGGTTCATTGGTAGAGACATCAGTAGATTCGTTGGTAGAGTCGTCAGCAGGTTCACTGGTACCATTACAAGATGGTGGTATTTCTAGTCCATGTTTAATTCTTGACAATACTGTGTGA
- the LOC136265970 gene encoding cell division cycle 5-related protein-like, giving the protein MWCTIGPIVGRTPVQCSERYEFLLDKMQQKKEDSGVLRKLCPREIILMKTVRPDPNDMDEDEKIRCFMIPFENEEPDFKRMKLLKCSAQDVIRRRAEEERTSERQVDELRQKKQ; this is encoded by the exons ATGTGGTGTACCATTGGGCCAATTGTTGGAAGAACTCCAGTCCAGTGTTCAGAGCGCTATGAGTTCTTGTTGGATAAAATGCAGCAGAAAAAAGAGGACTCTGGTGTTCTAAGGAAGCTTTGTCCAAGAGAAATAATATTGATGAAAACAGTCAGACCTGACCCCAATGATATGGATGAGGATGAGAAGATCAGAT GTTTTATGATACCTTTTGAAAATGAAGAGCCTGATTTTAAGAGGATGAAACTGTTGAAATGCTCAGCACAAGATGTCATCAGAAGGAGAGCTGAAGAGGAAAGAACATCAGAAAGACAGGTTGATGAATTGAGGCAAAAGAAACAGTGA